Proteins encoded by one window of Mastacembelus armatus chromosome 23, fMasArm1.2, whole genome shotgun sequence:
- the zdhhc17 gene encoding palmitoyltransferase ZDHHC17 produces the protein MADAMEEYEKEAGCVPILHPEEIKPQSHYNHGYSENVSRKNHVDDYSTWDIVKATQYGIFERCRELVEAGFDVRQPDKENVTLLHWAAINNRIDLVKYYISKGAIVDQLGGDLNSTPLHWATRQGHLSMVVQLMKYGADPSLIDGEGCSCVHLAAQFGHTSIVAYLIAKGQDVDMMDQNGMTPLMWAAYRTHSVDPTRLLLTFNVSVNLGDKYHKNTALHWAVLAGNTTVISLLLDANANVDAQNIKGETPLDLAKQRKNIWMINHLQEARQAKGYDSPSYLKRLKMDKEFRQKVMLGTPFVVIWLVGFIADLDIDSWLIKGMMYAGVWVAVQFLSKAFFDHSMHSALPLGIYLATKFWMYTTWFYWFWNDLPFATVHVPFLINTMALFYNFGKSWKSDPGIIKASEEQKKKTIVELAETGSLDLSIFCSTCLIRKPIRSKHCAVCNRCIAKFDHHCPWVGNCVGSGNHRYFMGYLFFLLCMICWMIYGCISYWRIHCATSYAKDGFWLYLTQIASCSPWMFWMFLNSIFHFMWVAVLIMCQLYQIAALGITTNERMNARRYKHFKVTATSIESPFNHGCIRNLIDFFEIRCCGLIRPVTMDWTTQYTIEYDQTSGSGYQLV, from the exons ATGGCCGACGCTATGGAGGAATATGAGAAAGAAGCTGGCTGCGTCCCTATTCTCCATCCCGAG GAAATCAAACCCCAGAGTCATTACAACCACGGCTACAGTGAGAATGTCAGCCGTAAAAACCATGTGGATGACTACAGCACCTGGGATATTGTCAAAGCCACAca ATATGGAATCTTTGAGCGCTGCAGGGAGTTGGTGGAGGCAGGCTTTGACGTACGGCAGcctgacaaagaaaatgtaactCTCCTCCACTGGGCCGCCATCAACAACAGGATAGACTTGGTCAA GTACTACATATCAAAGGGAGCCATAGTCGACCAGCTGGGAGGAGACCTCAACTCCACACCACTGCACTGGGCTACCAG ACAAGGCCATCTATCAATGGTGGTGCAGCTCATGAAATATGGTGCAGACCCATCTTTGATCGACGGTGAGGGCTGCAGCTGTGTTCATCTTGCTGCCCAGTTTGGCCACACCTCCATCGTGGCCTACCTTATTGCCAAAGGACAG GATGTGGATATGATGGATCAAAACGGCATGACTCCTCTGATGTGGGCAGCTTACAGGACACACAG TGTGGATCCCACCCGGCTGCTGCTGACCTTCAATGTGTCTGTCAACCTGGGTGACAAATATCATAAGAACACAGCCCTGCATTGGGCTGTGCTGGCCGGCAACACCACGGTCATCAGCCTTCTACTCGATGCCAACGCTAACGTTGATGCACAGAATATTAAG GGTGAAACACCATTAGATCTAGCCAAACAAAGGAAGAATATTTGGATGATCAATCACTTACAGGAAGCACGGCAGGCCAAAGGCTACGACAGCCCATCCTACCTGAAGAGACTGAAGATGGAcaaa GAGTTCAGACAGAAAGTGATGCTGGGAACGCCCTTTGTGGTCATCTGGCTGGTTGGTTTTATTGCTGACCTGGATATCGACTCCTGGCTCATCAAGGGCATGATGTATGCTGGCGTCTGGGTCGCGGTGCAGTTCCTCTCCAA gGCTTTCTTTGACCACTCCATGCACAGTGCTCTCCCTCTGGGAATCTACCTGGCCACCAAGTTCTGGATGTACACAACCTGGTTCTACTGGTTTTGGAATG ATCTACCTTTTGCCACTGTCCATGTGCCCTTCCTGATAAACACTATGGCTCTCTTCTACAACTTTGGAAAATCATGGAAGTCTGACCCTGGAATCATCAAAGCATCAgaggaacagaagaaaaag ACAATTGTGGAGCTGGCAGAGACAGGCAGCCTGGATCTCAGCATATTCTGCAGCACCTGCTTG ATACGGAAACCCATCAGGTCCAAACACTGCGCTGTGTGCAACCGCTGCATCGCCAAGTTCGACCACCACTGTCCCTGGGTGGGGAACTGTGTCG GAAGTGGGAATCACCGCTATTTCATGGGTTATCTGTTCTTCCTGCTCTGCATGATCTGCTGGATGATTTATGGCTGCATCTCCT ACTGGAGGATCCACTGTGCCACCAGTTATGCCAAGGATGGGTTCTGGCTTTATTTGACCCAGATCGCTTCCTGCTCTCCCTGGATGTTCTGGATGTTCCTCAACAGCATCTTTCACTTTATGTGGGTGGCCGTGCTCATCATGTGTCAACTCTATCAG ATCGCTGCTCTTGGAATCACCACCAACGAGAGGATGAACGCTCGGAGATACAAGCACTTTAAAGTCACAGCCACGTCCATCGAAAGCCCATTCAA CCACGGCTGCATCCGAAACCTCATAGATTTCTTCGAGATCCGCTGCTGCGGTCTGATCCGGCCCGTGACAATGGACTGGACCACACAGTACACAATAGAATACGACCAGACATCTGGCTCAGGCTACCAGCTGGTGTAG
- the csrp2 gene encoding cysteine and glycine-rich protein 2, with protein MPNWGGGNKCAACRGTVYHAEEVQCDGKSFHRCCFLCMVCRKGLDSTTLAIHDQEIYCKSCYGKKYGPKGYGYGQGAGTLNMDRGERLGIKPEETQTHRPTTNPNPSKFAQKFGGSEKCARCGDSVYAAEKIMGAGKPWHKNCFRCAKCGKSLESTTQTEKDGEIYCKACYAKNFGPKGFGYGQGAGALVHAQ; from the exons ATGCCCAACTGGGGAGGAGGCAACAAATGCGCAGCGTGCCGTGGGACAGTTTACCACGCTGAAGAAGTGCAGTGTGATGGGAAGAGTTTCCACAgatgctgttttctctgca tggtCTGCAGGAAGGGCCTAGACAGCACCACACTGGCAATACATGACCAGGAGATCTACTGCAAGTCATGCTACGGGAAGAAGTACGGCCCGAAAGGCTACGGCTACGGACAGGGAGCAGGAACGCTCAACATGGACCGGGGAGAGCGGCTGGGAATCAAGCCTGAAGA gacacagactcacagacCCACAACCAACCCCAACCCATCCAAATTCGCCCAGAAGTTTGGAGGTTCAGAGAAGTGCGCCCGCTGTGGAGACTCTGTGTATGCAGCTGAGAAGATCATGGGGGCAGGAAAG CCATGGCATAAGAACTGTTTCCGCTGTGCAAAATGTGGCAAGAGCCTGGAGTCGACCACCCAGACCGAGAAAGATGGTGAAATCTACTGCAAAG ccTGTTACGCCAAGAACTTTGGGCCTAAAGGGTTTGGATATGGCCAAGGAGCTGGCGCTTTGGTTCATGCTCAGTAA
- the e2f7 gene encoding transcription factor E2F7: MEVECLALKDLTSPRKSLTVVPEEDGCQSEQKENICTEKRRSTPLKSAESTIPALMVNRKGATPDLAHITPIKHTHTPAEPWTPTANLKVLISAVSPDIRDREMKKVLFRPIENEKDKTPDPDTVVEDMEVEDSCQFEAADEEGDAEKKPSRKQKSLGLLCQKFLALYPDYPPSHSPIWISLDEVATSLGVERRRIYDIVNVLESLMIVGRMAKNSYTWFGRQRLEATLEELQRRGRQQGYHLQMELARDAAPGREDDGGDVDAGNVGVNRKDKSLRIMSQKFVMLFLVSKTQTVTLDAAAKVLIEESQDSSSHSKYKTKVRRLYDIANVLTSLGLIKKVHVQGRKPAFKWLGPVEFNNSGNAGNNVSMAAVTVPHASQPMTAQDRKSKMARHASFNIKPTSVAVQRQVNSAPSTPQRELTGLPNQPVDYSRKTASNSAVCRLQFDNRPALNTPIHSSPPPPSSTQSTLLAPHLHPSPHCLAYLPSLSQPSVVMVYTAPDKPDQAPEGQRSPRLESGDGKKRRREEREEETAVKKKGTSQLQECDKMRAEPHREAGESSQTGTTRTTPDCPAVPSSAFDESIPGNSSSEPTQPSHYLYVPNSAGLNSLNFFLSPGQPPASIALPSNGVHTLLPYVLVPSAALSHYPLVSSLQQQGTDSQLSFSLPAMVPYSLTAASEISWSPAAAPSTPEHSRLYGSAAGLPQSPSGPRQTVSINTPEPLTPHTPKETAVSASTAFFQTPGTLGNVVSTAPAARRRGSAQRRLDVGHPPAS; encoded by the exons GAAAACATCTGCACAGAGAAGAGGAGGTCCACACCACTGAAATCTGCAGAATCCACCATCCCCGCTCTGATGGTAAACAGAAAAGGTGCCACCCCTGACCTGGCCCACATCACTcccatcaaacacacacacaccccggCAGAGCCCTGGACGCCCACAGCCAATCTGAAGGTGCTGATCAGTGCAGTGAGCCCAGACATTAGGGACAGAGAGATGAAAAAGGTGCTGTTCAGACCCATAGAGAATGAGAAGGACAAGACGCCAGACCCAGATACTGTGGTGGAGGATATGGAGGTGGAAGACTCTTGtcag TTTGAAGCTGCGGACGAAGAGGGGGATGCAGAGAAAAAGCCgagcaggaagcagaagagCCTGGGTCTATTGTGCCAGAAGTTCCTGGCCCTATACCCTGACTATCCACCGTCACACAGTCCCATCTGGATCTCACTGGACGAGGTGGCAACCAGTCTGG GAGTGGAACGGCGGCGCATATACGACATTGTCAACGTGCTGGAGTCTCTCATGATTGTGGGCCGTATGGCCAAAAACAGCTACACCTGGTTCGGGCGCCAGCGGCTGGAGGCGAcgctggaggagctgcagcgaAGGGGCCGGCAACAGGGCTACCACCTCCAGATGGAACTGGCCAGGGATGCCGCACCAGGGCGTGAGGATGATGGAGGAGATGTAGATGCAGGCAATG TTGGTGtcaacagaaaagacaaatcgCTGCGCATCATGAGCCAGAAGTTTGTCATGTTGTTCCTGGTCTCCAAAACTCAGACTGTTACTCTGGACGCAGCAGCGAAGGTCCTTATTGAGGAGAGTCAGGACTCGTCAAGTCACAGCAAATACAAAA CTAAGGTGCGGCGACTGTACGATATTGCCAATGTCCTGACTAGTCTGGGGCTCATAAAGAAGGTGCACGTCCAGGGCAGGAAGCCAGCCTTCAAGTGGCTCGGTCCAGTTGAATTCAACAACTCTGGAAATGCCG GAAATAATGTGAGCATGGCAGCTGTCACCGTGCCTCACGCCTCACAGCCAATGACAGCCCAGGACCGAAAATCCAAGATGGCACGCCACGCTTCTTTCAACATCAAACCAACTTCAGTGGCGGTCCAACGACAGGTCAACTCCGCCCCCAGCACCCCTCAAAGGGAACTGACAG GTCTGCCAAATCAGCCAGTGGATTATTCCAGAAAGACGGCAAGCAACAGCGCAGTGTGTCGACTGCAGTTTGA CAACCGTCCAGCGCTGAACACTCCCATCCACAGCAGTCCACCTCCCCCTTCCTCCACCCAGTCCACCCTACTGGCTCCTCACCTCCACCCTTCTCCCCACTGCTTGGCCTACCTTCCCAGCCTGTCCCAGCCTTCAGTGGTCATGGTGTACACGGCGCCAGATAAACCCGACCAGGCGcctgaaggtcagaggtcacccAGGCTGGAGTCTGGGGACgggaaaaagagaaggagagaagaaagagaagaggagacagCGGTGAAAAAGAAAGGAACATCTCAGTTACAGGAATGTGACAAG ATGAGAGCTGAGCCTCACAGGGAAGCAGGGGAGTCCTCCCAGACAGGTACCACTAGGACTACTCCTGATTGCCCCGCAGTGCCCTCCAGTGCATTCGATGAGAGCATAcctggcaacagcagcagtgagccAACTCAGCCATCACACTACCTCTATGTACCCAACAGTGCAG GTCTGAACAGCCTCaacttcttcctctctcctggCCAGCCACCAGCCAGTATAGCACTTCCTTCTAACGGTGTTCACACCCTGCTGCCCTATGTCCTGGTGCCCTCTGCTGCCCTGTCCCATTACCCCCTGGTGAGCAGTTTACAACAGCAAGGCACTGACAGCCAGCTCAGCTTCAGCCTGCCTGCCATGGTGCCTTACAGCCTGACAGCAGCATCAGAGATCAGCtggtctccagctgcagcaCCGTCCACCCCGGAGCACAGCAGGCTGTACGGGTCGGCAGCAGGCCTTCCACAGTCTCCCTCAGGCCCGCGTCAGACTGTCAGCATCAACACACCAGAACCACTG ACTCCACACACTCCAAAGGAAACTGCAGTGTCTGCTTCTACAGCTTTCTTCCAGACCCCAGGCACACTGGGAAATGTAGTCAGCACCGCACCAGCTGCTCGAAGAAGAGGCTCTGCACAGAGAAGGCTAGACGTCGGCCACCCACCGGCCAGTTAG